From the Glandiceps talaboti chromosome 10, keGlaTala1.1, whole genome shotgun sequence genome, one window contains:
- the LOC144441195 gene encoding serum paraoxonase/arylesterase 1-like — translation MLRQVICLVVISVLATRIAQILYLMGFHKTIYNHQPGPCRVIPGIDVGSEDITVSSHGLAFISSGLRSKQSGDPSRRPPNIRGRIFLFDFNYPEKNVVELNLNGEFDRENFYPHGISLYEDKNSGEIRLFVVNHHISNQERIEIFKFEDRNKSLTHLRTVTGNNIYSVNDVLAVAPESFYYTNDAYFKSAIGKQLEVFSNVAWGTIGFYDGEDRIVISGCQFANGINHSPDGRYVYVSSPIQEQIMVFERRKDNSLQEIQRINVYTGVDNIEVDKQTGDLWIGCHPVIHMMFSHGQNVSNKAGTQVLRIHFNSNNEPYSRTNIREVFMDDGSLISGSSVASFYGNKLLIGTVFDKMALCEITAF, via the exons ATGCTCCGGCAAGTGATCTGTTTAGTAGTCATATCTGTCCTTGCAACTCGTATTGCACAAATATT ATACCTGATGGGTTTTCACAAGACGATATATAACCATCAACCTGGTCCATGTCGTGTTATCCCTGGGATAG aTGTTGGTTCTGAAGACATTACAGTATCCAGCCATGGATTAGCATTTATATCATCG GGTCTTCGATCTAAACAATCAGGTGACCCTTCTCGTCGTCCACCGAATATCAGAGGACGAATTTTCCTATTTGATTTCAACTACCCCGAGAAAAATGTGGTGGAGCTGAATCTGAATGGCGAATTTGATAGAGAAAATTTCTATCCACATGGCATCAGCCTGTACGAAGATAAAAACTCGG GTGAAATCCGATTGTTTGTTGTGAATCACCATATAAGTAATCAAGAACGAATcgaaattttcaaatttgaagatAGAAATAAATCATTGACACATTTGAGAACTGTGACAGGaaacaatatatacag TGTAAATGACGTACTTGCCGTAGCTCCAGAGTCATTTTATTATACCAACGATGCCTACTTCAAGAGTGCTATAGGAAAACAACTCGAAGTGTTCAGTAATGTTGCCTGGGGGACGATCGGATTCTATGACGGAGAGGATAGGATAGTGATTTCGGGCTGTCAGTTTGCCAATGGAATCAACCATTCTCCTGATGGGAG GTATGTGTACGTATCATCGCCTATACAAGAACAGATAATGGTGTTTGAAAGAAGGAAAGACAATTCACTTCAAGAAATACAA CGCATAAATGTTTATACTGGAGTTGATAACATCGAGGTGGACAAACAAACAGGTGATCTATGGATTGGTTGTCACCCCGTCATTCATATGATGTTCAGTCATGGACAGAACGTTTCAAACAAAGCTGGGACTCAG GTATTACGGATTCATTTCAACTCGAACAACGAGCCATACTCACGTACAAATATCAGAGAAGTCTTTATGGATGACGGGTCATTGATTAGTGGTTCCAGTGTCGCCagtttctatggaaacaaatTACTTATTGGAACAGTTTTCGACAAAATGGCATTATGCGAAATTACAGCTTTTTGA